From the genome of Cellvibrio japonicus Ueda107, one region includes:
- the fliS gene encoding flagellar export chaperone FliS — protein sequence MNSFSAIQHYASVKVHSGVDAASPHRLIQMLFEGALERIAQAKGAMQQNQLARKGELLGKAINIVGGLQGSLNDREGGDLAANLDSLYDYVIRRLTQANYENNPDYLDECTGLLSEIKAGWDAIGTASTVQATQS from the coding sequence ATGAATTCATTCTCTGCTATTCAGCATTACGCCAGCGTTAAGGTGCATTCAGGGGTAGATGCTGCTTCTCCTCACCGCTTGATCCAGATGTTATTCGAAGGTGCCCTGGAACGTATTGCCCAGGCTAAGGGGGCTATGCAACAAAACCAATTGGCGCGCAAGGGCGAGCTTCTGGGGAAGGCGATCAATATTGTTGGGGGATTGCAGGGTAGCCTGAATGATCGTGAAGGTGGCGATCTGGCAGCCAATCTGGATTCCCTTTATGACTATGTCATCCGCCGTCTAACCCAGGCCAACTACGAAAACAATCCGGATTACCTGGATGAGTGCACGGGCTTGTTGAGCGAAATCAAAGCCGGTTGGGATGCTATTGGTACGGCTTCCACTGTGCAAGCTACGCAATCCTGA
- the fliS gene encoding flagellar export chaperone FliS: MSNYNPQEALKQYRKLGIESEVSNASPHRLIQLLFEGALGRLAAAQGALQRGDLAIKGENLSKAIGIIAGLRSSLDMDAGDLSENLDKLYEYMNFRLLEASTQNDGDKIAEVIQLLKTLKSGWDEINPQ; this comes from the coding sequence GTGTCCAACTACAACCCGCAAGAAGCCCTCAAACAATATCGCAAGCTGGGGATAGAATCAGAGGTTAGCAATGCCTCGCCCCATCGTTTGATTCAACTCCTGTTTGAAGGCGCGCTAGGGCGACTGGCGGCTGCCCAAGGCGCCTTGCAGCGCGGTGATCTGGCCATCAAGGGAGAAAACCTGAGCAAAGCCATAGGAATCATCGCGGGGTTGCGCAGTTCCCTGGATATGGATGCCGGTGATTTATCCGAGAACCTCGATAAGCTCTATGAGTATATGAATTTCCGTCTGCTTGAAGCGTCGACCCAAAACGATGGAGACAAAATTGCTGAAGTGATTCAGCTGCTTAAAACGCTTAAGTCCGGTTGGGATGAAATTAATCCGCAATAG
- a CDS encoding sigma-54-dependent transcriptional regulator, with translation MWRNNKVLVIDDNVARSHDLKILLDFLNETTLVAPSDAWQAVVAEENAGEDYIAVFIGDYRDSNQGLAHLLKEIRSWNDELAIILVGDENQAIADTLEDTYRFMVIATLSVPPTYNKLVDTLHRAQLYREAQSSSKRQPLRRPVHLFRSLVGTSREIQNVREMMSQVADKDVSVLITGESGTGKEVVARNLHYNSPRRDKPFVPVNCGAIPAELLESELFGHEKGAFTGAINSRAGRFELAEGGTLFLDEIGDMPLNMQVKILRVLQERCFERVGSNRTQSVDVRIIAATHRNLEQMITDNSFREDLYYRLNVFPIELPSLKERAEDIPLLINELVSRMESEQRGSIRFNSAAIMSLCQHEWSGNVRELANLVERMAIMHPYGVIGVQDLPPKYRHVDVTDEDFVCTPQLNGNREASANYVSMQDTLLLPEQGIDLREYITNLEMSLIQQALNDCGGVVARAADKLCVRRTTLVEKMRKYDMQR, from the coding sequence ATGTGGCGCAATAACAAAGTGCTGGTCATCGATGACAATGTGGCGCGTAGTCATGATCTGAAAATCCTGTTGGACTTCCTCAATGAAACAACACTGGTAGCGCCCAGCGATGCCTGGCAGGCAGTGGTTGCCGAGGAAAATGCCGGTGAGGATTATATTGCTGTTTTTATCGGCGATTATCGCGATAGCAACCAGGGGCTGGCACACTTGCTCAAGGAAATCCGCAGTTGGAATGACGAGTTGGCTATCATTTTGGTGGGCGATGAGAACCAGGCTATTGCTGATACCCTGGAAGATACCTATCGTTTTATGGTGATCGCCACACTGTCGGTACCGCCGACCTATAACAAGCTGGTCGACACACTCCATCGCGCCCAGCTTTACCGCGAAGCCCAGTCCAGTTCCAAACGCCAGCCTTTGCGTCGACCTGTGCATTTATTTCGCAGCCTGGTGGGCACCAGTCGCGAAATTCAAAATGTGCGTGAAATGATGTCACAGGTTGCCGATAAAGATGTGTCAGTCTTGATTACCGGGGAATCCGGTACTGGTAAAGAAGTGGTTGCCCGTAACCTGCATTACAATTCTCCGCGTCGTGATAAACCCTTTGTCCCGGTAAACTGTGGTGCAATTCCTGCCGAGTTGTTGGAAAGTGAATTATTTGGCCATGAAAAAGGGGCCTTTACCGGTGCTATTAATTCGCGTGCCGGTCGCTTTGAGTTGGCGGAGGGGGGAACCCTGTTCCTGGATGAGATAGGCGATATGCCGCTCAATATGCAGGTAAAGATTCTGCGTGTGCTCCAGGAGCGATGTTTTGAACGTGTTGGCAGCAACCGTACCCAGAGTGTTGATGTGCGAATTATTGCGGCAACGCACCGCAATCTGGAGCAGATGATTACCGATAACAGTTTTCGTGAAGATCTATACTACCGCCTGAATGTATTTCCTATCGAGTTACCTTCCCTGAAAGAGCGTGCCGAAGATATTCCCTTGCTGATTAATGAATTGGTTTCGCGCATGGAAAGTGAACAGCGCGGCTCCATTCGCTTTAATTCCGCGGCGATTATGTCCCTGTGTCAGCATGAGTGGAGTGGCAATGTGCGCGAGCTTGCCAATCTGGTTGAGCGCATGGCCATTATGCATCCCTATGGGGTTATTGGGGTGCAGGACTTACCGCCCAAATACCGGCATGTGGATGTGACAGATGAAGATTTTGTGTGTACTCCGCAACTGAATGGCAATCGGGAGGCCAGTGCGAATTATGTCAGTATGCAGGATACTCTCCTGCTGCCGGAGCAGGGGATTGATTTGCGTGAATACATTACCAATCTGGAGATGAGCTTGATCCAGCAGGCGTTAAATGATTGTGGCGGCGTGGTAGCGCGTGCGGCAGATAAACTGTGTGTACGTCGCACTACCCTGGTAGAAAAAATGCGTAAGTATGATATGCAGCGTTAA
- a CDS encoding IS4-like element ISCja2 family transposase translates to MSHSNTAFHQLLKPLSRHEFEAEAKKHHVGQKLRSATRWDQFVGMAMSQLSGRQSLRDIQSNLEAQQHKLYHLGAKPIARSTLARINEVQPAELYKHVFARLLHRCKSMQGKHKFQFKNPLYSLDASAIDLSLSVFPWAAHRDDTANVKLSVGLNHGTQVPEFVALSDGQENDMIEGRKFDFPKGSIVAFDKGYVDYRWFKLLTDKGVFFVTRLRAKAVYRVEERRYADSSKGIISDQVIQLSSAHAIKRGAPKLRRIGYRDATTGKFYEFLTNNFQLAAATIAAIYKDRWQVELFFKAIKQNLKIKAFVGTSRNAVLTQIWIAMITYLLLAFSRHSTKAGWTVQRIMRVIQLNLFERRSLKSILIPDPPNHKKSEPQMRLAL, encoded by the coding sequence TTGTCACATTCTAACACCGCATTTCATCAACTACTCAAACCTTTATCGAGACATGAATTTGAAGCGGAAGCTAAAAAGCATCATGTCGGCCAAAAATTGCGCTCGGCCACCCGCTGGGATCAATTTGTCGGCATGGCCATGTCGCAGCTCTCTGGCCGCCAAAGCTTGCGTGATATTCAATCCAATCTCGAAGCACAGCAGCATAAACTTTATCATCTCGGTGCCAAGCCAATAGCCCGTTCAACGTTGGCACGAATCAACGAAGTACAGCCCGCCGAACTCTACAAACACGTATTTGCTCGTCTGCTTCACCGCTGTAAATCCATGCAGGGCAAACACAAATTCCAGTTTAAAAATCCGCTGTACTCCCTTGATGCCAGCGCGATTGATTTATCGCTGTCGGTATTTCCCTGGGCGGCGCATCGAGATGACACAGCAAATGTAAAATTAAGTGTTGGCCTGAATCATGGCACCCAAGTGCCGGAGTTTGTCGCACTCAGTGATGGCCAGGAAAACGACATGATTGAGGGACGAAAATTTGATTTTCCCAAAGGCAGCATCGTTGCGTTTGATAAAGGCTACGTGGATTACCGCTGGTTTAAGTTATTGACAGATAAAGGAGTTTTCTTTGTAACCCGCTTGCGCGCCAAAGCCGTCTATCGCGTGGAAGAACGTCGCTATGCCGACAGCAGCAAAGGTATTATCAGTGATCAGGTCATTCAATTATCCAGCGCTCATGCGATCAAACGCGGCGCACCGAAGTTGCGTCGAATTGGCTATCGTGACGCAACAACCGGCAAATTCTATGAGTTTCTCACCAACAACTTTCAGCTGGCGGCGGCCACAATTGCAGCGATTTATAAGGATCGCTGGCAGGTGGAGTTGTTCTTCAAAGCGATCAAACAAAACCTGAAGATCAAAGCGTTTGTGGGCACTTCAAGAAATGCGGTGTTAACACAAATTTGGATTGCCATGATTACGTATCTATTGTTGGCATTTTCGCGTCACAGCACTAAAGCGGGATGGACAGTTCAACGGATCATGAGGGTAATTCAGTTAAATTTGTTTGAGCGTAGGAGTCTAAAAAGCATCCTGATACCGGACCCGCCGAATCATAAAAAAAGCGAGCCTCAAATGAGGCTCGCCTTATGA
- the rhlE gene encoding ATP-dependent RNA helicase RhlE, with protein sequence MSFESLGLRADILRAIADEGYSAPTPIQQQAIPAVINGGDILAAAQTGTGKTAGFTLPLLEKLSQRDPGKTPQGRRPVRALILTPTRELAAQVHDSVRTYGKYLRLRSAVVFGGVSINPQMMTLRGGVDILVATPGRLLDLVNQNAVYLQDVEILVLDEADRMLDMGFIHDIKKVLALLPKQRQNLLFSATFSDDIKALADKLLNQPTLIEVARRNTASERVSQRVLPVDRHRKRELLSHLISGGNWQQVLVFTRTKHGANKLTEQLQDDGISAAAIHGNKSQGARTKALEDFKTGRIRALIATDIAARGIDIDQLPYVVNYELPNVPEDYVHRIGRTGRAQAEGEAVSLVCVDEHSFLRDIEKLIKREIPREMISGFEPDPSIKAEPIVLGRRMTIGVGAGKNGKQQNRGNPNKPTKPQLALGTKPKNGSNKQGNKAKSGNSGQKPAQQARSSQPGKPNHKRPTPSANPKVAV encoded by the coding sequence ATGTCATTTGAGTCTCTCGGTCTGCGGGCCGATATTCTGCGCGCTATTGCCGATGAAGGTTACAGTGCGCCAACCCCTATTCAACAACAAGCCATTCCCGCCGTGATCAACGGTGGTGACATTCTCGCTGCCGCACAAACCGGCACGGGAAAAACCGCAGGTTTTACCCTGCCCCTGCTGGAAAAGCTCAGCCAGCGCGATCCGGGTAAAACACCCCAGGGACGTCGCCCGGTACGCGCACTCATCCTCACCCCGACACGCGAACTCGCCGCCCAGGTGCATGACAGTGTGCGCACCTACGGCAAATACCTGCGCCTGCGCTCAGCCGTTGTCTTCGGTGGAGTCAGTATCAATCCACAGATGATGACACTGCGCGGCGGTGTCGATATTTTGGTAGCAACCCCAGGCCGCCTGTTGGACCTGGTCAATCAAAATGCCGTGTACCTTCAGGACGTGGAAATACTGGTGCTGGATGAAGCAGATCGCATGCTTGACATGGGCTTTATCCACGACATAAAAAAAGTACTTGCCCTGCTGCCCAAGCAACGCCAGAACCTGCTGTTCTCTGCGACCTTTTCCGACGATATCAAAGCACTGGCAGACAAGTTACTAAACCAGCCCACCCTGATCGAAGTGGCCCGTCGCAATACTGCTAGCGAACGCGTATCGCAACGCGTACTCCCGGTTGATCGCCACCGTAAACGCGAACTTTTATCGCACCTGATCAGCGGTGGCAACTGGCAGCAGGTACTGGTATTTACCCGTACCAAACACGGCGCCAACAAGCTAACTGAACAATTACAGGATGATGGCATTTCTGCCGCGGCGATCCACGGCAACAAAAGCCAGGGCGCACGCACTAAAGCACTGGAAGATTTTAAAACGGGCCGGATTCGCGCGCTAATTGCTACCGATATAGCTGCACGCGGTATCGATATTGACCAGCTCCCCTATGTCGTCAACTACGAGTTACCGAATGTACCCGAAGATTACGTACATCGGATCGGCCGCACCGGTCGAGCCCAGGCAGAAGGCGAAGCCGTTTCCCTGGTATGTGTCGATGAACATAGTTTTTTGCGCGATATTGAAAAACTGATCAAGCGTGAGATTCCACGCGAAATGATTAGCGGTTTTGAACCCGATCCCAGTATCAAGGCCGAGCCTATTGTACTGGGGCGCCGGATGACTATCGGGGTGGGGGCCGGAAAAAACGGCAAGCAACAGAATCGGGGTAATCCCAACAAACCCACCAAGCCACAGCTGGCACTAGGCACCAAGCCTAAAAACGGAAGCAATAAACAGGGCAACAAAGCCAAATCAGGTAACAGCGGACAAAAGCCGGCACAGCAAGCCCGTTCATCCCAGCCAGGCAAACCAAACCACAAACGCCCTACACCATCCGCTAACCCCAAGGTTGCGGTGTAA
- a CDS encoding multidrug effflux MFS transporter gives MSDYSTHPTASRISAREFIVLIALLMSVVAISIDALLPALGFIANDIPLAHPNQAQYLISILFLGMAIGQLVCGPLSDATGRKKILYAGIVLILLGSLICFMAQDINTLLLGRFIQGLGVAGPYVSAISIVRDKYTGNEMARIMSLVMLIFILVPAIAPSLGQAVLLVSSWRYIFVLYIVYALIIGVWIFLRLEETLPRDYRIPFSTRGFVDGFKEVISNYTTMCYTLCMGLFFGSFLGYLNSSQQIFQELFNTGQLFTLYFGILALVFGASSLVNARFVQKWGMDYLCNRAVLGIVLSSALFLALQLVIEPNLWAFLVYAAVLFFCFGLVFGNVNAMAMEPMGHVAGIAAAIIGAFSSIMSMTIGTVIGQLYNGTLMPITCGFLILGMMAYGILLLAGGYKDKQALNVPPAEPAASTDDKPALDQQ, from the coding sequence ATGTCTGACTACTCTACCCACCCCACCGCATCGCGAATTTCAGCGCGGGAATTTATTGTATTGATCGCCCTGTTGATGTCCGTGGTCGCTATCTCGATTGATGCCCTGCTGCCTGCGCTGGGGTTTATCGCCAATGACATTCCCCTTGCCCACCCAAACCAGGCCCAATACCTGATCAGTATTCTTTTCCTGGGTATGGCTATTGGCCAGTTGGTGTGCGGCCCCCTGTCCGATGCAACCGGTCGCAAAAAAATCCTCTACGCCGGTATTGTGCTGATCCTGCTTGGCAGCCTTATCTGTTTTATGGCGCAGGATATTAATACCCTGCTGCTGGGGCGTTTTATCCAGGGTTTGGGAGTTGCTGGCCCCTATGTGTCCGCCATTTCAATCGTGCGCGATAAGTACACCGGCAATGAAATGGCGCGCATCATGTCACTGGTCATGCTGATTTTTATCCTGGTTCCGGCTATTGCGCCCAGCCTGGGACAAGCGGTGTTGCTGGTCAGCTCCTGGCGTTATATTTTCGTGCTGTACATTGTCTATGCACTGATTATCGGGGTATGGATTTTTCTGCGCCTGGAGGAAACCCTGCCGCGGGACTATCGTATTCCCTTCAGCACACGGGGGTTTGTAGATGGCTTTAAGGAGGTAATCAGTAACTACACCACCATGTGTTACACCCTGTGTATGGGTCTGTTTTTCGGGAGCTTTCTCGGTTACCTGAATTCATCGCAACAAATTTTCCAGGAATTGTTCAATACCGGCCAGCTCTTCACCCTCTACTTTGGGATATTGGCCTTGGTTTTTGGTGCCTCCTCCCTGGTTAATGCCCGTTTTGTCCAAAAATGGGGAATGGACTACCTATGTAATCGTGCTGTCCTGGGCATTGTGCTGAGCTCAGCCCTGTTTCTGGCATTACAGCTTGTTATTGAGCCAAACCTCTGGGCATTCCTGGTTTATGCCGCCGTTTTATTTTTCTGCTTTGGTTTGGTATTCGGTAACGTCAATGCCATGGCTATGGAGCCTATGGGACATGTTGCCGGCATAGCGGCGGCAATTATCGGTGCGTTTTCATCAATTATGTCCATGACCATCGGAACTGTAATTGGCCAACTGTATAACGGTACCCTGATGCCCATCACCTGTGGTTTTTTGATCCTGGGCATGATGGCCTATGGCATCTTGCTGCTAGCCGGTGGGTACAAGGATAAGCAGGCACTTAATGTCCCCCCAGCCGAACCGGCTGCATCAACCGATGATAAACCGGCCCTTGATCAGCAGTAG
- a CDS encoding sensor histidine kinase: protein MTQAVTSLVKAPGSNGKGRLNLLTAGATETFTQEKGQDLKSAFELFNQMSQQLANSYYLLENRVAELNQELTSLSDQRIEELAEKEKLAHRLESLLNFLPGGVVVLDSRGRVSECNPAARDLLGEPLQGEVWRDVIARAFAPRKDDGHEVSLRDGRRISIQTRNLGDDGQIILLTDQTETRRLQGELSRHERLSALGKMMGALAHQIRTPLSAAILYTGHLCSGKLDDGRRQQFSEKILGRLNNIERQVQDMLFYVKGELPLNDVISVAELQESLAEAMEVPLMTSESHCEWQVQCREHYIECNREALIGALLNLVNNAIQAVERQAQIRIEFHLYPQSLNNPSLAHETPQLWVRVCDKGPGMSPELLASVGDLFVTTKAQGTGLGLSVVQAVARAHRGKFLINSKPGQGTCASLLLPFAQSTAAV from the coding sequence ATGACACAAGCAGTGACCAGTCTGGTAAAAGCGCCCGGTAGCAATGGCAAAGGCCGTTTAAACCTGCTGACAGCCGGTGCAACGGAAACCTTTACCCAGGAAAAAGGGCAGGATCTGAAAAGCGCTTTTGAATTGTTTAACCAGATGTCACAACAGTTAGCCAATTCCTATTACCTGCTGGAAAACCGTGTTGCCGAGCTGAATCAGGAACTGACCAGCTTGAGCGACCAACGCATTGAGGAGCTGGCGGAAAAAGAGAAGCTGGCCCATCGCCTCGAAAGCCTGTTGAATTTTTTGCCCGGTGGTGTTGTGGTACTGGATTCCCGCGGGCGGGTATCCGAATGCAACCCAGCTGCCAGGGACTTGTTGGGAGAGCCCCTGCAAGGAGAAGTGTGGCGCGATGTGATTGCCCGTGCGTTTGCGCCGCGCAAAGACGATGGACATGAAGTGTCCCTGCGCGATGGTCGTCGTATCAGTATCCAAACCCGCAACCTGGGGGATGACGGCCAGATTATTTTGCTCACCGACCAGACGGAAACCCGTCGTTTACAGGGGGAGTTAAGTCGCCATGAGCGCTTGTCCGCCCTGGGCAAAATGATGGGTGCCCTGGCACACCAGATACGCACCCCTTTATCGGCAGCCATCCTCTATACCGGCCATTTGTGCAGCGGCAAGCTGGATGATGGGCGCCGCCAACAATTTTCGGAAAAAATCCTCGGGCGTTTGAACAATATTGAACGCCAGGTTCAGGACATGCTGTTTTACGTTAAGGGTGAATTGCCGCTCAATGATGTGATTAGTGTGGCGGAATTGCAGGAGTCCCTGGCTGAAGCCATGGAAGTGCCGCTGATGACCAGTGAATCCCATTGCGAATGGCAAGTGCAATGCCGTGAACACTATATCGAATGCAATCGCGAAGCATTAATCGGAGCGTTGCTCAATCTGGTGAATAACGCAATCCAGGCGGTAGAGCGCCAGGCGCAAATCCGCATCGAATTCCATTTGTATCCCCAGTCGCTGAATAATCCCTCGCTTGCCCATGAAACACCGCAGTTATGGGTGCGTGTCTGTGATAAGGGACCGGGGATGTCGCCTGAGCTGCTGGCGAGTGTGGGCGATTTATTTGTCACTACCAAGGCGCAGGGGACAGGGCTTGGGTTAAGTGTGGTGCAAGCCGTAGCGCGCGCGCATCGCGGCAAGTTCCTGATTAATTCCAAACCGGGGCAGGGCACCTGTGCCAGCCTGTTATTACCTTTTGCTCAATCGACCGCGGCTGTTTAA
- a CDS encoding sigma-54-dependent transcriptional regulator, protein MALALKQDDLAHAISILVVEDDSNLREALTDTLQLAEYHVIAVDSAEAALRQLAMGGDIRMIVSDVNMGGMSGHALLRHVKQDYPQIPLMLITAYASIKESVEAMQQGAVDYLVKPFAPQTLVETVARHLGVAQFSGDEPVAEAASSRQLLQLACRVAQSDSTVLIVGESGTGKEVLARYIHDHSQRRNQPFIAINCAAIPENMLEAMLFGHEKGAYTGAHTSSPGKFEQANGGTLLLDEISEMDIGLQAKLLRVLQEREVERLGGRKTIKLDVRVIATSNRDMRSEVVAGKFREDLYYRLSVLPLQWAPLRDRIEDIVPLAERLLHKHAHKQNRRGVVLSMSAKQLLMAYAWPGNVRELDNIMQRALILQPGRSIEAEDLGLDAGGSYQQHPASYSQKPNLLQAAQALQGQGTAGFGHPPVMPFAVSGVHRGDAIALVSNTPVQHSSLNNPALGNDLKQREYEIIMNTLRMERGSRKNTAERLGISARTLRYKIARLREEGYDITE, encoded by the coding sequence ATGGCACTGGCATTAAAACAAGATGACCTCGCGCATGCCATCAGCATTTTAGTGGTGGAAGATGATAGTAATCTGCGCGAGGCATTGACTGATACCTTGCAGTTGGCGGAATACCATGTCATTGCGGTAGACAGCGCCGAAGCGGCGCTCAGGCAACTGGCAATGGGCGGCGATATCCGGATGATCGTTTCCGATGTCAACATGGGTGGCATGAGTGGCCATGCGTTATTGCGCCATGTGAAACAGGATTATCCACAAATTCCGCTGATGCTGATAACGGCCTACGCCAGTATCAAGGAATCGGTTGAGGCCATGCAGCAAGGGGCGGTGGATTACCTGGTAAAACCTTTTGCGCCGCAGACCCTGGTGGAGACTGTGGCCCGTCATTTGGGGGTTGCTCAGTTTTCTGGTGATGAGCCGGTTGCCGAAGCCGCGTCCAGTCGCCAATTGTTGCAATTGGCCTGCCGCGTTGCACAATCGGATTCTACGGTGTTAATTGTGGGGGAATCGGGCACGGGTAAAGAAGTCCTCGCTCGTTATATTCACGATCATTCCCAGCGTCGCAACCAGCCCTTTATTGCCATTAACTGTGCAGCTATTCCGGAAAATATGCTCGAAGCCATGTTGTTCGGCCATGAAAAAGGTGCTTATACCGGTGCTCACACTTCCAGCCCGGGAAAATTCGAACAGGCTAATGGTGGCACTTTGTTGCTTGATGAAATCTCCGAAATGGATATAGGTTTGCAAGCCAAACTGTTGCGCGTATTGCAAGAGCGCGAAGTGGAGCGCCTGGGTGGACGTAAAACTATCAAATTGGATGTGCGTGTCATTGCGACGTCTAACCGGGATATGCGCAGCGAAGTGGTTGCCGGTAAATTCCGCGAAGACTTGTATTACCGCCTGAGTGTATTGCCATTGCAGTGGGCTCCCCTGCGCGATCGTATCGAAGACATAGTACCGCTGGCCGAGCGCTTGCTGCATAAGCATGCACACAAGCAAAATCGCCGTGGTGTTGTGTTGTCCATGTCGGCCAAGCAATTGCTGATGGCCTATGCCTGGCCGGGCAATGTGCGTGAGCTGGACAATATTATGCAGCGTGCGCTGATTTTACAGCCAGGGCGCAGTATTGAAGCGGAAGACCTGGGGCTGGATGCTGGCGGTAGTTATCAGCAGCATCCGGCCAGTTACAGCCAGAAGCCTAATTTGCTGCAAGCGGCCCAGGCGTTGCAAGGGCAGGGGACGGCAGGTTTCGGTCATCCGCCGGTGATGCCTTTTGCTGTTTCCGGTGTGCATCGCGGCGATGCGATTGCTCTGGTCAGCAATACCCCGGTGCAACATTCGTCGTTGAACAACCCGGCATTGGGTAATGACCTGAAGCAGCGTGAATATGAAATTATTATGAATACCTTGCGTATGGAGCGTGGCAGCCGCAAAAACACCGCTGAGCGCTTGGGAATCAGCGCGCGTACATTGCGTTACAAAATTGCACGCCTGCGTGAAGAAGGCTATGACATTACCGAGTAG
- a CDS encoding PA3496 family putative envelope integrity protein translates to MMSALVSPEWDVLDEAMSEFIADIVVAKSKTQKLRRNMECRRRVEKMLEEKRLRRELREYDFEYASELDAEIRRRRTH, encoded by the coding sequence ATGATGAGCGCGCTTGTTTCACCGGAATGGGATGTACTTGATGAGGCGATGAGTGAGTTTATTGCCGATATTGTGGTTGCCAAAAGCAAGACACAAAAACTAAGGCGCAACATGGAATGTCGCCGTCGAGTGGAAAAAATGCTGGAGGAAAAACGCCTGCGCAGGGAATTGCGTGAATACGACTTTGAATATGCATCAGAGCTGGATGCTGAAATACGGCGCCGCAGGACGCATTAA
- the fliE gene encoding flagellar hook-basal body complex protein FliE, whose protein sequence is MTDRVDISRLLSDMRALKAQTQVFQRPEALRGEGLHNGMRTLEGVEQPTKVPSFGDLMTQAVSKVNETQKASSAMADAYERGVAGVDITDVMIASQKSSIAFQATVQVRNKLIEAYRDVMNMPI, encoded by the coding sequence ATGACCGATCGCGTTGATATCAGCCGCCTGCTCAGCGATATGCGCGCGCTTAAAGCGCAAACCCAGGTATTTCAACGTCCTGAAGCCCTGCGTGGTGAAGGTTTGCACAATGGTATGCGCACCCTGGAGGGGGTAGAGCAGCCCACCAAGGTTCCCAGCTTTGGCGATTTAATGACGCAAGCGGTCAGCAAGGTGAATGAAACCCAGAAAGCCTCCAGCGCAATGGCCGATGCCTATGAGCGCGGTGTCGCCGGTGTGGATATCACCGATGTCATGATTGCTTCGCAAAAGTCATCGATCGCTTTCCAGGCAACTGTTCAGGTGCGCAATAAGTTGATTGAAGCCTATCGCGATGTAATGAATATGCCCATTTAA